One segment of Deinococcus metalli DNA contains the following:
- a CDS encoding OsmC family protein codes for MKKSMNVTWLGEHRFVGVNPSGQQLLIDNSPTKIGVSPMDALLGALATCTAVDVVDIMAKRRTPLTSYRIEVEGERAETHPKRYTHITVRHIAGGSGVMLDALTKAVHLSHEKYCSVAASLNAEMSVEAVVEESAVPS; via the coding sequence ATGAAGAAGTCCATGAACGTCACGTGGCTGGGCGAACACCGCTTCGTCGGCGTGAACCCCTCCGGGCAGCAACTGCTGATCGACAACTCGCCCACCAAGATCGGCGTGTCGCCCATGGACGCCCTGCTCGGCGCCCTGGCCACCTGCACCGCCGTCGATGTCGTCGACATCATGGCCAAACGCCGTACCCCCCTCACGTCGTACCGCATCGAGGTCGAGGGCGAGCGTGCCGAGACGCACCCCAAGCGCTACACGCACATCACCGTGCGGCACATCGCGGGCGGGAGCGGCGTGATGTTGGACGCGCTGACCAAGGCCGTGCACCTGAGTCACGAGAAGTACTGCTCGGTGGCGGCGTCGCTGAACGCGGAGATGAGCGTCGAGGCGGTGGTGGAGGAGAGCGCGGTTCCGAGCTGA